The Impatiens glandulifera chromosome 3, dImpGla2.1, whole genome shotgun sequence genome contains a region encoding:
- the LOC124931331 gene encoding glucan endo-1,3-beta-glucosidase 5-like, whose protein sequence is MRSLIGILTLFMMGVDLVNGIGANWGNQATHPLPPATVVKLLKDNGFDKVKLFDADSTTLKALSGSGIQVMVGIPNEMLNNLANNLNDAEKWVQKNVSVHISSNKVDIRHVAVGNEPFLSTYNGSYLDITLPAMQNIQAALIKAGLSNQVKVTVPLNADVYQSSTTLPSTGDFRADIRTRMLEIVKFLSDNGGSFTVNIYPFISLYNDPNFPMEYAFFGDYSSPINDNGRVYQNVFDANYDTLVWALQKNGFGNLSIIVGEIGWPTDGDRSANLQFAEKFNQGLITHITAGTPMRPGLVDAYLFSLIDEDAKSIQPGNFERHWGVFYYDGLPKYNLSISNGGGGLVAASGVEYLSKKWCVLASWGSLDNPKLADSVDYACSKADCTSLGYTCGNLDSRGNVSYAFNSYYQQNNQLASACQFPNLSVVTTSDPSSGGCKFSLMIKTVDDSESSTSGGGGGGGGDGSGGVGLEKPVVMVLSILMLFVTFV, encoded by the exons ATGAGATCTTTAATCGGAATCCTCACATTATTCATGATGGGTGTTGATTTAGTGAATGGAATTGGAGCAAACTGGGGAAATCAAGCAACTCATCCTCTGCCGCCGGCGACTGTCGTGAAGCTGTTGAAAGATAATGGATTTGATAAAGTCAAACTATTTGATGCTGATTCAACCACTTTGAAAGCTTTAAGTGGTTCAGGAATTCAAGTTATGGTTGGAATTCCTAATGAAATGTTAAACAATCTTGCTAATAATCTTAATGATGCTGAAAAATGGGTTCAGAAAAACGTTTCTGTTCATATCTCATCAAATAAAGTTGATATCAG ACACGTAGCCGTGGGTAATGAACCGTTCTTATCAACATACAACGGTAGCTATCTCGACATAACATTACCGGCAATGCAAAACATTCAAGCGGCGTTAATAAAAGCCGGTTTATCAAATCAAGTGAAAGTAACGGTACCCTTAAACGCCGACGTTTATCAATCGTCGACAACTCTACCTTCCACCGGCGATTTCCGCGCCGACATTCGTACCCGTATGCTTGAAATCGTCAAGTTTTTATCCGACAATGGAGGTTCCTTTACCGTCAACATCTACCCATTCATTAGTCTCTACAACGACCCCAATTTCCCGATGGAATACGCGTTTTTCGGGGACTATTCATCTCCAATCAACGACAACGGTAGGGTATACCAAAATGTTTTCGACGCCAATTACGATACTTTAGTATGGGCACTTCAGAAAAACGGGTTTGGAAATTTATCGATAATAGTTGGCGAGATAGGTTGGCCGACGGATGGTGATCGGAGTGCGAATCTACAATTTGCTGAAAAATTCAACCAGGGGTTAATCACACATATAACAGCAGGAACCCCGATGAGACCAGGTCTGGTTGATGCTTATTTATTCAGCTTAATTGATGAGGATGCGAAGAGTATTCAACCCGGGAATTTCGAAAGACATTGGGGGGTTTTCTATTACGATGGTTTGCCGAAGTATAATTTGAGTATTAGTAACGGAGGAGGTGGATTGGTGGCGGCGAGTGGAGTTGAGTATTTGAGTAAGAAATGGTGTGTTTTAGCGAGTTGGGGAAGTTTGGATAATCCAAAATTGGCTGATAGTGTTGATTATGCTTGTAGTAAAGCTGATTGTACTAGTCTTGGTTATACTTGTGGGAATCTTGATTCGAGAGGGAATGTTTCTTATGCGTTTAATAGTTATTATCAACAGAATAATCAGTTGGCGAGTGCTTGTCAATTTCCGAATTTGTCGGTCGTGACTACTAGTGATCCGTCTAGTGGTGGTTGTAAGTTTAGTCTTATGATTAAGACGGTGGATGATTCTGAGTCGAGTACTAgcggtggtggtggtggcggtGGTGGTGATGGAAGTGGTGGTGTTGGGTTGGAGAAGCCGGTGGTTATGGTTTTGAGTATTTTGATGTTGTTTGTGACATTTGTGTGA
- the LOC124930546 gene encoding probable LRR receptor-like serine/threonine-protein kinase At4g31250, with product MIIIILHFLILSPTIISDSNSDQINALLNFKSSLSNAAAAALTTWNKNTINLCNGNISNWKGIRCVNGALVGLKLENMNLEGKIDMDSLSKLKGLKTLSFINNNFNGSIPPVARIEGIRGVFLSYNEFSGEISDETFYGMNSLRRVYLDHNRFWGKIPNSLVELKKVVEIRVDDNQFDGKIPDFMAKEISLRFQNNRFEGSIPKSMKDMDPNFFSGNPNLCGKPLQNQCKKKPISKLLLIVILIIVAVIITIALIAAFLIFRKRRSKVAEGEVGNEENSVEVKGCNKWISRRRGLVHHDHSQETYEKGDHHGKLYFVRNETREEDVFDLGELLSASAEILGSGSFGSSYKATLFNGRTVVVKRFKQMGNCRKEEFHQYMKKLGRLSHPNLLPLIAFYYRKEEKLLISMFAENGSLASHLHGYRDRQAGLDWPTRLKIIKGVARGLFHLHKEFPNQTLPHGHLKSSNVLLNFKFEPILSDYALDPVINKDHAQQFTVAYKSPESASHGPSRKTDVWSLGILILEVLTGRFPANYLKQGRGVHADLAAWVDEVVKEEWTGEVFESGMKGTKDGEVEMLRLLKIGMCCCEWDVEKRWELGFALEKIEEVKEKDTSDHEFDSSNYGSEGDSYSSSYIYNNMTHKEDESTKVMVFNY from the exons ATGATCATAATCATCCTCCATTTCCTAATTCTATCCCCCACAATCATCTCCGATTCAAATTCCGACCAAATAAACGCCCTTCTCAACTTCAAATCCTCTCTATCAaacgccgccgccgccgccttaACCACTTGGAACAAAAACACCATCAATCTTTGCAACGGTAACATCTCAAATTGGAAAGGCATCCGTTGCGTAAACGGAGCTCTTGTCGGTTTAAAACTCGAGAACATGAATCTCGAGGGTAAAATCGACATGGACTCGCTATCAAAGCTAAAAGGATTGAAAACTTTGAGTTTTATCAATAACAATTTCAATGGGTCAATTCCTCCGGTGGCTAGAATTGAAGGCATTCGTGGTGTTTTCTTGTCTTATAATGAATTTTCCGGCGAGATTTCCGATGAGACTTTTTATGGGATGAATTCTTTAAGGAGAGTTTATTTGGATCATAATCGGTTTTGGGGGAAGATACCGAATTCATTAGTGGAGTTAAAGAAAGTGGTGGAGATTAGAGTTGATGATAATCAATTTGATGGGAAAATTCCGGATTTTATGGCTAAGGAAATTTCATTGAGATTTCAAAATAATAGATTTGAAGGTTCGATTCCTAAGAGTATGAAAGATATGGATCCAAACTTTTTTTCGG GAAACCCGAATCTATGTGGTAAACCTCTACAAAACCAATGCAAGAAGAAACCAATTTCCAAATTACTCCTAATAGTCATTCTCATCATAGTAGCCGTAATCATTACAATCGCCTTAATCGCGGCCTTCCTTATCTTTCGCAAGCGAAGATCTAAGGTGGCCGAGGGCGAAGTGGGAAACGAAGAGAATAGTGTAGAAGTGAAAGGTTGTAACAAGTGGATTAGTCGTCGTCGTGGATTGGTTCATCATGACCATAGCCAAGAGACATATGAGAAAGGTGATCATCATGGTAAGCTCTACTTTGTGAGGAACGAGACTCGAGAGGAAGATGTGTTTGATTTAGGGGAGTTGTTGTCGGCCTCAGCCGAGATTCTTGGAAGTGGGAGCTTCGGGTCATCATACAAAGCGACATTGTTCAATGGGCGAACCGTGGTGGTGAAGAGATTTAAGCAAATGGGAAATTGTAGGAAGGAAGAGTTTCATCAATACATGAAGAAGTTGGGGAGGCTCTCACATCCTAATTTGCTTCCTCTCATAGCTTTTTACTATAGGAAAGAAGAGAAACTCCTCATTTCTATGTTTGCTGAGAATGGAAGCTTGGCTAGCCATCTCCATG GTTATAGAGATAGGCAAGCAGGACTTGATTGGCCAACCCGTTTGAAAATCATAAAAGGAGTAGCAAGAGGTCTTTTCCACCTCCACAAAGAGTTTCCAAACCAAACACTCCCTCACGGCCACCTCAAGTCATCAAACGTCCTTCTCAACTTCAAGTTCGAGCCCATCCTATCCGACTACGCCCTCGATCCGGTGATCAACAAGGATCACGCCCAACAATTCACGGTTGCCTACAAATCCCCAGAGTCGGCTAGCCATGGCCCTAGTCGCAAGACAGATGTATGGAGCCTAGGGATTCTCATCCTGGAGGTGTTAACGGGGAGATTCCCCGCCAACTACCTCAAACAGGGACGAGGTGTCCACGCTGACCTGGCAGCGTGGGTGGACGAAGTGGTTAAGGAAGAGTGGACCGGGGAAGTGTTCGAGTCGGGTATGAAGGGAACGAAAGATGGAGAGGTTGAGATGTTGAGGCTATTGAAGATTGGGATGTGTTGTTGTGAATGGGATGTGGAGAAGAGATGGGAATTAGGGTTTGCTTTGGAGAAGATTGAAGAGGTTAAGGAAAAAGATACAAGTGATCATGAGTTTGATTCTTCTAATTATGGAAGTGAAGGTGATTCTTACTCTTCTAGttatatttacaataatatgACTCATAAGGAAGATGAATCTACAAAAGTGATGGTTTTCAATTATTAG
- the LOC124929576 gene encoding L-arabinokinase, translating into MMIEDEGNQVSSSNKHLVFAYYVTGHGFGHATRVVEVVRHLIDGGHDVHVVTGAPDFVFTTEIQSSQLFLRKLVLDCGAVQADALTVDRLASLEKYSETAVVPRDSILATEVEWLNSIKADLVVSDVVPVACRAAADAGIRAVCVTNFSWDFIYAEYVMAAGYHHRSIVWQIAEDYSHCQFLIRLPGYCPMPAFRDAIDVPLVVRRLHKSRKEVRAELGISEDVKLLILNFGGQPAGWKLKEDYLPSGWLCLVCGAPDNHDLPSNFRGLAKDSYTPDLIAASDCMLGKIGYGTVSEALAFKLPFVFVRRDYFNEEPFLRNMLESYQSGVEMIRRDLLTGQWKAYLERALCLKPCYKGGINGGEIVAHILQDTAVGKKYSTNKLSGARRLRDAIVLGFQLQRVPGRDLSIPDWYSNAESEFGLRTGSPNSESENKNNSFLPGSYTEDFEILHGDFQGLPDTVTFLKNLAELDVVHDAEKNSEKLWIRERMAAAGIFNWEDDIIVARAPGRLDVMGGIADYSGSLVLQMPIREACHVALQRNHPSKHRLWKHAQARQDAKELGPTPVLQIVSYGSELSNRSPTFDMDLSDFLEDGKPISYKKARQYFAQDSSQKWAAYVAGTILVLMTELGVRFEDSLSLLVSSAVPEGKGVSSSASVEVASMSAIAAAHGLEICPRDIALLCQKVENHIVGAPCGIMDQMTSACGEANKLMAMICQPAEIVGLVDIPNHVRVWGIDSGIRHSVGGADYGSVRIGTFMGRKMIKSFATKVISQLTSSENANNDELEEGGCIKLLETDASLDYLCNLSPHRYENIYSKVLPDSVTGEMFMEKYDDHNDPVTVIDGKRTYGLKAATKHPIYENFRVKAFKALLTSAASEEQLTTLGELLYQCHYSYGDCGLGSDGTDRLVQLVQELQHQTRPIGDDGTLYGAKITGGGSGGTVCVIGRNCLKSSEDIIEIQQRYKAATGYLPFIFEGSSPGSGKFGYLRIRRNSIPNNRLS; encoded by the exons ATGATGATTGAAGACGAAGGCAATCAGGTCTCATCTTCAAACAAGCATCTCGTCTTTGCTTATTATGTTACCGGTCATGGATTCGGCCATGCCACGCGTGTTGTTGAG GTGGTTCGTCATCTCATTGATGGCGGACATGATGTGCATGTGGTAACTGGCGCACCTGATTTCGTCTTCACTACAGAAATTCAGTCTTCTCAACTATTTCTTCGCAAG CTAGTTCTGGATTGTGGAGCTGTTCAGGCGGATGCTTTGACAGTGGATCGTCTTGCCTCTTTGGAGAAG TACTCAGAAACAGCTGTGGTACCTCGCGATTCTATTTTGGCGACTGAAGTAGAGTGGTTGAACTCCATCAAGGCTGACTTGGTG GTCTCAGATGTTGTGCCAGTTGCATGCCGTGCAGCAGCTGATGCTGGAATTCGTGCTGTTTGTGTCACCAATTTTAG TTGGGACTTCATATATGCAGAGTACGTAATGGCCGCCGGTTATCATCATAGATCGATTGTTTGGCAG ATCGCAGAGGATTATTCTCACTGTCAATTCCTCATCCGCCTTCCTGGATACTGCCCAA TGCCTGCTTTTCGTGATGCAATAGATGTGCCTTTAGTTGTAAGGAGGTTGCACAAATCACGCAAAGAG GTGAGGGCAGAGCTAGGGATAAGTGAGGACGTGAAGCTACTTATTCTGAATTTTGGTGGACAG CCTGCTGGTTGGAAGTTGAAGGAGGATTACTTACCTTCTGGATGGCTTTGCTTG GTGTGTGGTGCTCCTGACAATCATGATCTTCCCTCTAATTTCAGAGGTCTGGCAAAAGATTCCTACACTCCTGATCTTATTGCTGCATCTGACTGCATGCTTG GAAAAATTGGATATGGCACTGTAAGTGAAGCATTGGCGTTTAAGTTACCCTTTGTCTTTGTACGTAGAGATTATTTCAACGAGGAGCCGTTTTTGCGAAACATGCTGGAG TCTTATCAGAGTGGAGTTGAGATGATTAGAAGAGACTTGCTAACTGGTCAGTGGAAAGCTTATCTTGAACGTGCACTTTGTCTGAAACCGTGTTATAAAGGAGGCATTAATGGTGGCGAG ATAGTTGCTCACATTTTACAAGATACAGCTGTTGGGAAGAAGTATTCTACAAACAAG CTTAGTGGGGCACGGAGATTGCGGGATGCTATAGTTCTCGGGTTTCAATTGCAGAGAGTCCCCGGGCGAGATCTTAGCATACCTGACTGGTACTCAAATGCTGAAAGTGAATTTGGTCTTCGAACTGGATCCCCAAATTCTGAGAGTGAGAATAAAAATAACAGCTTTCTTCCGGGCTC TTACACTGAAGATTTCGAAATTCTTCATGGAGATTTTCAAGGGCTTCCAGATACAGTTACTTTTTTGAAGAACTTGGCAGAACTTGATGTTGTCCATGATGCTGAAAAGAACTCTGAGAAGCTATGGATAAGGGAACGCATGGCTGCTGCTGGCATCTTCAATTGGGAG GATGACATCATTGTGGCACGAGCACCTGGAAGACTTGATGTCATGGGAGGAATTGCAGACTATTCTGGAAGCCTTGTCTTGCAA ATGCCAATTAGAGAGGCATGCCATGTGGCTCTCCAAAGGAACCATCCAAGTAAACATAGGCTCTGGAAGCATGCCCAGGCTCGGCAGGATGCCAAGGAACTAGGTCCAACCCCTGTGCTGCAAATT GTATCATATGGATCAGAATTGAGCAATCGCAGTCCCACATTCGACATGGACTTATCTGACTTTCTGGAGGATGGGAAGCCAATCTCCTATAAGAAGGCAAGGCAATATTTTGCTCAAGATTCATCGCAGAA ATGGGCTGCATACGTTGCTGGGACGATTCTTGTTTTAATGACAGAGCTTGGGGTTCGGTTTGAGGACAGTCTCAGCTTACTG GTTTCTTCAGCTGTTCCAGAAGGAAAAGGAGTGTCATCTTCTGCCTCTGTGGAGGTTGCAAGCATGTCTGCCATTGCTGCTGCCCATG GACTGGAGATTTGTCCAAGAGATATAGCCTTGCTCTGCCAAAAG GTTGAGAATCATATTGTTGGGGCTCCTTGTGGCATAATGGATCAAATGACTTCAGCTTGTGGCGAGGCCAATAAGCTTATGGCTATGATATGCCAG CCTGCTGAGATTGTAGGGCTAGTGGATATTCCCAATCACGTTCGAGTCTGGGGCATTGATTCCGGAATAAGGCACAG TGTTGGTGGTGCAGACTATGGTTCAGTAAGAATAGGAACCTTTATGGGCCGAAAGATGATAAAATCTTTTGCGACTAAGGTGATATCACAGTTAACATCAAGTGAAAATGCAAACAACGATGAATTGGAAGAGGGGGGTTGTATTAAACTGCTTGAAACCGATGCATCATTAGATTACTTGTGTAACTTGTCTCCTCACAG ATATGAAAATATTTACTCAAAGGTTCTACCAGATTCAGTCACGGGTGAGATGTTTATGGAGAAATACGATGATCACAATGATCCAGTAACTGTCATCGACGGTAAACGTACATATGGACTTAAAGCAGCCACTAAACATCCAATTTACGAGAACTTTAGAGTCAAG GCCTTCAAAGCTCTCTTAACGTCGGCTGCTTCAGAGGAACAACTCACTACACTTGGAGAATTATTGTATCAG TGTCACTACAGTTATGGTGATTGTGGGCTAGGATCAGATGGAACAGACCGCCTTGTCCAGCTGGTTCAGGAATTGCAGCACCAAACAAGACCTATTGGCGACGATGGAACTTTATATGGAGCAAAAATAACCGGAGGAGGATCAGGGGGAACAGTATGTGTGATTGGCCGGAATTGTCTGAAGAGCAGCGAAGATATTATCGAg ATACAACAAAGATACAAAGCTGCGACGGGGTACTTGCCGTTCATATTCGAGGGCTCGTCACCGGGTTCTGGTAAATTCGGATACCTTAGAATTCGTCGGAACTCCATACCAAACAATCGTCTAAGCTGA